In Solibacillus isronensis, the following are encoded in one genomic region:
- the gltD gene encoding glutamate synthase small subunit — protein sequence MGKATGFMEFKREKVQEQRPLERLSNWGEYTSRLSDEKLQTQGARCMDCGTPFCHMGIEIRGTAAGCPIQNVIPEWNDLVYKGKWQEALERLHMTNNFPEFTGRVCPAPCEGSCTLAITDPAVAIKSIERTIIDKGFENGWITPRIPASRTGFKVAIVGSGPAGLAAADQLNQLGHSVTVFERSDRFGGLLMYGIPNMKLEKDVIERRIHLLSVEGIDFVANTEIGKDITKEQLQADFDAVILCTGAQKQRILHLEGRDAGNIHLAMDYLTDVTKSLLDSDFADNQALNVEGKDVIVIGGGDTGADCVATALRQKCRSVYQFGKHPQQATTRTDETMWPKDPNIYTMDYAYAEADAKFGRDPREYCIQTTKIEKDSKGNVKELHTIQMEKILGEDGFHYFKELHGTEKVWPAQHVFVAIGFEGAEKETPEHFGVELTNNRIRASVKDYETNIPGVFAAGDARRGQSLVVWAIKEGRGVAASVHYYLNEMLVKS from the coding sequence ATGGGAAAAGCAACGGGTTTTATGGAATTTAAACGGGAGAAAGTTCAGGAGCAACGACCACTAGAGCGTCTTTCAAATTGGGGTGAATATACAAGCAGGCTATCTGATGAAAAATTACAGACACAAGGTGCGCGCTGTATGGATTGTGGAACGCCATTTTGTCATATGGGAATTGAAATTCGCGGTACTGCAGCAGGGTGTCCGATTCAAAATGTCATCCCTGAATGGAATGACTTAGTATATAAAGGGAAATGGCAGGAAGCGTTGGAACGTTTGCACATGACGAATAATTTCCCTGAATTTACTGGCCGTGTCTGTCCTGCTCCATGTGAAGGGTCGTGCACACTTGCCATTACGGATCCGGCTGTCGCGATTAAATCGATTGAACGTACGATCATTGATAAAGGATTTGAAAATGGCTGGATTACACCACGTATCCCTGCATCGCGTACGGGCTTTAAAGTGGCGATTGTCGGCTCGGGTCCTGCAGGTTTAGCGGCAGCAGACCAACTGAACCAACTAGGTCATTCCGTGACGGTGTTCGAACGTTCCGATAGATTTGGCGGGTTATTAATGTACGGAATCCCGAATATGAAGCTTGAAAAAGATGTGATTGAACGTCGAATTCATTTACTCTCAGTGGAAGGAATCGATTTCGTTGCAAACACGGAAATCGGAAAAGATATAACGAAGGAACAATTACAAGCTGATTTCGATGCTGTAATTTTATGTACAGGAGCACAAAAACAAAGAATTCTTCATTTAGAAGGAAGAGATGCAGGCAATATTCATTTAGCGATGGACTATTTAACGGATGTTACGAAAAGCCTGCTGGATTCAGACTTTGCGGATAATCAGGCGTTAAATGTGGAAGGGAAGGATGTCATCGTAATTGGCGGCGGGGATACAGGTGCTGACTGTGTAGCAACAGCACTCCGCCAAAAATGCCGATCTGTCTACCAATTTGGGAAACATCCGCAACAAGCCACAACACGTACAGATGAAACAATGTGGCCAAAAGATCCGAACATTTATACAATGGATTATGCTTATGCCGAAGCAGATGCAAAATTTGGTCGTGATCCGCGAGAATATTGTATTCAAACTACGAAAATAGAGAAAGATAGTAAGGGTAATGTAAAAGAGCTTCATACTATCCAAATGGAAAAAATTCTAGGCGAGGATGGCTTCCACTACTTTAAAGAGTTGCATGGTACTGAGAAAGTATGGCCGGCACAGCATGTATTTGTTGCAATCGGCTTTGAAGGTGCTGAAAAAGAAACACCAGAACATTTCGGAGTAGAACTAACGAATAACCGTATCCGTGCATCGGTTAAAGACTACGAAACAAATATTCCGGGCGTTTTTGCTGCAGGTGACGCACGCCGAGGGCAAAGCCTTGTCGTATGGGCAATCAAAGAAGGACGCGGAGTTGCCGCAAGTGTTCATTATTATTTAAATGAAATGTTAGTTAAAAGTTAA
- the sufC gene encoding Fe-S cluster assembly ATPase SufC has protein sequence MSTLEIKDLHVAIDGKEILKGVNLTINTNEVHAIMGPNGTGKSTLASAIMGHPKYEVTSGEIYLDGENVLEMEVDERAQAGLFLAMQYPSEIPGVTNADFLRSAINARREEGQEISLMKFIRELDKTMEFLEMPEEMSQRYLNEGFSGGEKKRNEILQMMMIKPTFGILDEIDSGLDIDALKVVSKGINEMRGEGFGCLMITHYQRLLNYITPDHVHVMMQGKVVKSGGAELAQRLEAEGYEWIKAELGIEDTEEVTEA, from the coding sequence ATGTCAACATTAGAAATTAAAGATCTTCACGTTGCAATCGACGGAAAAGAGATTTTAAAAGGTGTAAATCTAACTATCAATACAAACGAAGTACATGCGATCATGGGTCCTAACGGTACTGGTAAATCGACATTAGCTTCTGCAATTATGGGTCACCCAAAATATGAAGTAACATCAGGCGAAATCTACCTTGATGGTGAAAATGTATTAGAAATGGAAGTTGATGAGCGTGCCCAAGCAGGTTTATTCCTTGCTATGCAATACCCATCAGAAATTCCTGGTGTAACAAACGCGGACTTCTTACGTTCAGCAATTAACGCTCGTCGTGAAGAAGGACAAGAAATCTCATTAATGAAATTCATCCGTGAATTAGATAAAACAATGGAATTCTTAGAAATGCCTGAAGAAATGTCTCAACGTTACTTAAACGAAGGTTTCTCTGGCGGTGAGAAAAAACGTAACGAAATTTTACAAATGATGATGATCAAACCAACATTCGGTATTTTAGATGAAATCGACTCTGGTTTAGATATCGATGCATTAAAAGTAGTTTCAAAAGGTATTAACGAAATGCGCGGCGAAGGTTTCGGCTGCTTAATGATCACTCACTACCAACGTTTATTAAACTACATCACACCTGACCATGTTCACGTAATGATGCAAGGTAAAGTTGTAAAATCAGGTGGTGCTGAATTAGCACAACGCTTGGAAGCAGAAGGTTATGAATGGATTAAAGCTGAATTAGGCATTGAAGATACTGAAGAAGTAACAGAAGCATAA
- a CDS encoding cysteine desulfurase, which produces MIPNDIKSYFPILNQEVNGHPLVYLDSAATSQKPIQVIEAISNYYNLDNSNVHRGVHTLGNRATDSYEGAREKVRKFINASSTQEVIFTRGTTTALNTVASGYGRQNVQEGDEIVITYMEHHSNIIPWQQLAKEKGAVLKYIDLEADGTISLEKVRETITPQTKIVSMMYVSNVLGTINPIKEVAQIAHENGAVVVADLAQAAPHMKIDIQDLDVDFAAFSGHKMCAPTGIGVLYGKKALLEEMEPVEFGGEMIDFVGLNESTWKELPWKFEGGTPIIASAIGLGAAIDFLEEIGLDNIAAHEHKLVGYAMDQLETIDGLQIFGPRDPMKRCGLVTFNLDDVHPHDVATVLDMSGIAVRAGHHCAQPLMKWLQVTATARASFYMYNDEEDVDRLVAGLRSAKEYFGDVF; this is translated from the coding sequence ATGATACCTAACGATATTAAAAGTTATTTTCCAATTTTAAATCAGGAAGTCAATGGACATCCTTTAGTTTATTTGGATAGTGCGGCTACATCTCAAAAGCCGATTCAAGTTATTGAAGCAATCTCAAATTACTATAATTTAGATAACTCAAACGTTCACCGAGGTGTTCATACACTTGGTAACCGTGCAACGGATTCCTATGAAGGTGCGCGTGAAAAAGTTCGTAAATTCATTAATGCTAGTTCAACACAAGAAGTAATTTTTACTCGTGGTACAACAACAGCACTTAATACAGTTGCTTCAGGCTATGGTCGTCAAAATGTACAAGAAGGTGATGAAATTGTCATTACGTACATGGAACACCATTCAAACATTATTCCATGGCAACAGCTTGCAAAAGAAAAAGGGGCGGTACTGAAATATATCGACCTTGAAGCAGACGGTACAATTTCATTGGAAAAAGTACGTGAAACAATTACGCCACAAACGAAAATTGTTTCTATGATGTATGTTTCCAACGTATTAGGTACAATCAATCCAATTAAAGAAGTTGCACAAATTGCCCATGAAAATGGCGCGGTAGTTGTTGCGGATTTAGCTCAGGCAGCACCGCATATGAAGATCGATATTCAAGATTTGGATGTTGACTTCGCAGCATTTTCAGGACATAAAATGTGTGCACCAACTGGAATTGGGGTACTATATGGTAAAAAGGCGCTTCTTGAAGAAATGGAACCAGTAGAGTTTGGCGGTGAAATGATTGATTTCGTAGGTTTAAATGAATCAACATGGAAAGAGTTACCGTGGAAATTCGAGGGTGGTACACCGATCATTGCAAGTGCAATTGGTTTGGGTGCTGCAATCGACTTTTTAGAGGAAATCGGTTTAGACAATATTGCAGCCCACGAACATAAGTTGGTAGGTTATGCAATGGATCAATTGGAAACAATTGATGGTCTTCAGATTTTCGGACCACGTGACCCGATGAAACGATGCGGACTCGTTACATTCAATCTAGATGACGTACATCCACATGATGTGGCGACAGTATTGGATATGAGTGGAATCGCTGTCCGTGCAGGACATCATTGCGCCCAACCTTTAATGAAATGGCTTCAAGTAACAGCAACAGCTCGAGCAAGCTTCTACATGTACAATGATGAAGAAGATGTTGATCGTTTAGTTGCAGGATTGCGCTCAGCGAAGGAGTATTTTGGCGATGTCTTTTAA
- the sufB gene encoding Fe-S cluster assembly protein SufB: protein MAKKMPEIGDYKYGFHDKDVSIFRSERGLTEDIVREISSMKEEPQWMLDYRLKALEKFYEMPMPQWGGDLASLNFDEITYYVKPSEATERSWDEVPEEIKATFDKLGIPEAEQKYLAGVSAQYESEVVYHNMKQDLTDLGIIFKDTDSALKENEDIFKKHWGTVIPYTDNKFAALNSAVWSGGSFIYMPKGVKLDTPLQAYFRINSENMGQFERTLIIVDEDASVHYVEGCTAPVYTTNSLHSAVVEIIVKKNAYCRYTTIQNWANNVYNLVTKRTVVEENGTMEWIDGNIGSKLTMKYPACILKGEGARGMTLSIAIAGKGQHQHAGAKMIHLAPNTSSTIVSKSIAKQGGKVTYLGQVKFGKNAKGARSNIECDTLIMDNESTSDTIPYNEILNDNVSLEHEAKVSKVSEEQLFYLMSRGVSEEEATEMIVMGFIEPFTKELPMEYAVEMNRLIKFEMEGSIG from the coding sequence ATGGCTAAAAAAATGCCTGAAATCGGCGATTACAAGTATGGTTTCCATGATAAGGACGTATCAATTTTCCGTTCTGAACGTGGACTTACAGAAGATATCGTTCGTGAAATCTCAAGTATGAAGGAAGAGCCACAGTGGATGCTTGACTACCGCTTAAAAGCTCTTGAAAAATTCTATGAAATGCCAATGCCTCAATGGGGCGGTGACCTAGCGTCATTAAACTTCGATGAAATTACGTATTACGTAAAACCATCTGAAGCAACTGAACGTTCTTGGGATGAAGTACCTGAAGAAATCAAAGCAACATTTGATAAATTAGGTATTCCAGAAGCTGAACAAAAATATCTTGCAGGTGTATCTGCTCAGTACGAATCTGAAGTAGTTTACCACAACATGAAGCAAGACCTTACAGATTTAGGGATTATCTTCAAAGATACTGACTCAGCATTAAAAGAAAACGAAGATATCTTCAAAAAACACTGGGGTACAGTAATCCCTTATACAGATAACAAATTCGCAGCATTAAACTCTGCAGTTTGGTCTGGTGGTTCATTTATTTATATGCCTAAAGGCGTTAAATTAGACACACCATTACAAGCATACTTCCGTATTAACTCTGAAAACATGGGTCAATTCGAACGTACGCTAATCATCGTAGACGAAGATGCATCTGTACACTACGTAGAAGGTTGTACAGCGCCTGTTTACACAACAAACTCTCTACACTCGGCTGTAGTAGAAATCATCGTTAAAAAGAACGCTTACTGCCGTTATACAACGATTCAAAACTGGGCAAACAACGTTTATAACCTTGTTACAAAACGTACAGTTGTTGAAGAAAACGGTACAATGGAATGGATCGACGGAAACATCGGTTCAAAATTAACAATGAAATACCCTGCTTGTATCCTTAAAGGTGAAGGCGCACGTGGTATGACATTATCAATTGCCATTGCAGGTAAAGGTCAACACCAACACGCTGGTGCGAAAATGATTCACTTAGCACCAAACACATCTTCAACAATCGTTTCAAAATCGATTGCTAAGCAAGGTGGTAAAGTTACGTATCTTGGTCAAGTAAAATTCGGTAAAAATGCTAAAGGTGCACGTTCAAACATCGAGTGTGACACATTAATCATGGATAACGAATCTACTTCTGATACAATTCCATATAACGAAATCTTAAATGATAATGTATCTTTAGAGCACGAAGCGAAAGTTTCTAAAGTATCTGAAGAGCAGTTGTTCTACTTAATGAGCCGTGGTGTTTCTGAAGAAGAAGCGACAGAAATGATCGTAATGGGCTTCATCGAGCCATTCACAAAAGAATTACCAATGGAATACGCAGTAGAAATGAACCGTCTAATCAAGTTCGAGATGGAAGGTTCTATCGGATAA
- a CDS encoding thioredoxin family protein — translation MSHHNNRKKEDKFMHILQSTEEFEQFKSSSAVIFEFTADWCGDCRFIDPFMPEVVEKFPEYKFVKVDRDKFLDLCIDLGIIGIPSFLAYENGTELGRFVSKDRKTQQEIENFISNLK, via the coding sequence ATTTCACATCATAATAATAGAAAAAAGGAGGACAAGTTTATGCATATTTTACAATCAACAGAGGAATTTGAGCAATTTAAAAGCAGTTCAGCCGTTATTTTCGAATTTACAGCGGATTGGTGCGGAGATTGTCGTTTCATTGATCCGTTTATGCCGGAAGTCGTTGAAAAATTTCCGGAATATAAATTCGTTAAAGTAGACCGTGATAAGTTTTTAGATCTATGTATTGATTTAGGAATTATCGGTATTCCTAGTTTTTTAGCTTATGAAAACGGCACGGAGCTTGGACGTTTCGTCAGCAAAGACCGTAAAACACAACAGGAAATCGAAAACTTCATTTCCAACTTAAAATAG
- the sufD gene encoding Fe-S cluster assembly protein SufD — MTVETKLALSAEEVRSFSQKHAEPATFADFRVSAMEKAAALDLPKPDRTNISKWNFIDFPNHTVESTPFNSLEELPVEVKSVVDIETQENLYIQRNNTPAFIKVSEELKNKGVIFMDIQTAVRDHKDLVEKYFMTTAVKVDEHKLTAYHAALVNGGIFVYVPRNVVIEAPLQVVFLNDDAEASLFNHVLVVAEESSAVTYVETYISTFDEAHGQVNVVTEVIAKDNAQVTFGAVDNLAHGYTAYVNRRGHAERDAKIDWALGLMTNSDTIYENTTNLIGDNSTSDFKMVTVGSGDQKLNFTTLIRQWGKNSDGQILKHGVMKDSSQSIFNGIGHIMHGGTKANAEQESRVLMLSEGARGDANPILLIDEDDVTAGHAASVGRVDPTQLYYLMSRGISKAEAERLVIHGFLAPVVAKLPIEGVKKQLTEVIERKVR, encoded by the coding sequence ATGACGGTTGAAACAAAATTAGCGTTATCAGCAGAAGAAGTACGCTCGTTCTCGCAAAAACATGCTGAACCAGCAACATTTGCTGATTTCCGTGTGAGCGCAATGGAAAAAGCTGCTGCGCTTGACTTACCAAAACCAGACAGAACGAACATTAGCAAGTGGAACTTCATTGATTTCCCTAACCATACAGTAGAAAGCACTCCATTTAATTCATTGGAAGAGCTGCCTGTAGAGGTGAAATCAGTAGTTGATATTGAAACACAAGAAAACCTTTATATCCAACGCAACAATACACCAGCGTTCATTAAAGTTTCAGAAGAACTGAAAAACAAAGGTGTAATTTTCATGGATATTCAAACAGCAGTTCGCGATCATAAAGATTTAGTAGAAAAATACTTTATGACAACAGCTGTAAAAGTGGACGAGCATAAATTAACTGCTTACCATGCAGCACTAGTAAACGGTGGTATTTTCGTATACGTGCCACGCAACGTTGTAATCGAAGCACCTCTTCAAGTTGTGTTTTTAAATGACGATGCAGAAGCTTCATTATTCAACCACGTGTTAGTAGTAGCAGAAGAATCTTCGGCTGTTACTTATGTTGAAACTTATATTTCTACATTTGATGAAGCACATGGTCAAGTAAACGTTGTAACAGAAGTAATCGCAAAAGATAATGCACAAGTAACATTCGGTGCAGTAGACAACTTGGCACATGGCTATACTGCTTATGTAAACCGCCGTGGACATGCTGAGCGCGATGCAAAAATTGACTGGGCATTAGGTTTAATGACAAACTCAGATACAATTTATGAAAATACTACAAACTTAATTGGCGATAACTCTACTTCAGATTTCAAAATGGTAACTGTAGGTAGCGGAGATCAAAAACTTAACTTCACAACATTAATCCGTCAATGGGGTAAAAATTCCGACGGTCAAATTTTAAAACACGGTGTAATGAAAGATTCTTCACAGTCAATCTTTAACGGAATCGGTCATATTATGCATGGTGGTACAAAAGCAAATGCAGAACAAGAGTCTCGCGTACTGATGCTTTCAGAAGGTGCACGCGGAGACGCTAACCCAATTCTGTTAATTGATGAAGACGATGTAACAGCAGGACACGCGGCATCTGTTGGACGTGTTGACCCAACTCAACTGTACTACTTAATGAGTCGTGGTATTTCTAAAGCAGAAGCAGAGCGCCTTGTAATTCACGGATTCCTTGCGCCAGTTGTTGCTAAATTGCCAATCGAAGGCGTTAAAAAGCAGCTGACGGAGGTTATCGAAAGGAAAGTTCGATAA
- the sufU gene encoding Fe-S cluster assembly sulfur transfer protein SufU has translation MSFNNLDQLYRSVIMDHYKNPRNKGSLEENSVTIDMNNPTCGDRIHLTLKLNDDIVEDAKFDGEGCSISMSSASMMTQIVKGKKLDEALELADIFSKMMLGEDFDDEKYDLGDVEALQGVAKFPARIKCATLAWKAMEKGVNNEKK, from the coding sequence ATGTCTTTTAATAATTTAGATCAACTTTATCGTTCCGTTATAATGGATCACTATAAAAACCCTCGTAACAAAGGGTCTCTTGAAGAAAACAGTGTGACAATCGATATGAATAACCCTACTTGCGGTGATCGTATCCATTTAACATTGAAGCTAAACGATGATATCGTGGAAGATGCGAAGTTCGATGGGGAAGGCTGTTCAATCTCCATGTCTTCAGCATCAATGATGACTCAAATCGTTAAAGGCAAAAAATTGGACGAAGCTTTGGAACTGGCTGATATTTTCTCAAAAATGATGCTGGGCGAAGACTTTGACGATGAAAAGTACGATCTTGGGGATGTCGAAGCACTGCAAGGTGTAGCAAAATTCCCGGCACGTATAAAATGCGCTACATTAGCTTGGAAAGCGATGGAAAAAGGCGTAAACAACGAAAAGAAATAA